The DNA region TTTAGTCCCAGATTTTTGGAAACATAGAAGAAAAAGGATATTACAATACCTGGAAGAAGCTGATCCTGGACGAGAATGGAACACATGAACAGAGGAAAAGAAAAGCGGTTTAGTCATCACAAAGCATGAGATCGTCAGCAGCAAACCCAAGATTCAAAAGTACCTTTCCAATGGATTATTCCTTCCACTAGCCAAATCAATTTTAACATTAGTAACAATGACATCTTCCTCATTCAAATGAGCATCAGAATTCTGGATAAAAAGTTACTCTATGAGGGAATGTTCATTACTATCAGGTTAACAAAAGAGACCATTAGAGTTATCTGAAGGACCTGGGAACAAATTATATCTTGAGCCGTCACATTCTTGAAATGCTCCAGCTTCTCCTTGGGCACAGCAAACTCATTACAGAACTGTCAGAATATTGATGCAAAAATATTTTAGATATTTTTTCCTTGCTTTAAATAGCTTGATAGTTGATATCATTCAACTTTTTAAGAACGAGAATAACAGAAGAGCAGGAGTTACATAGATGTTAATAGAAAGATATGCCTACCACTGTCCTTGCATTTTAAGAAGAACAGGTCACAGAATAAGATCTTTAGGTCAATAATATGAAATAACTTGAAGCTATAGATGTTTTCCAACTAGAATTATGACTCCGGACTCTCTGCCTTTGTAATAGATACCTGGTATATATCCCTCCTCCGAATTCGACGAATCAGATTTCTGGATTCCTCTAGCTCTTGATCGGTAGAAGTTTCAATTGTTTTGACTATTGCATCATCTAACTGCACATTATTAATTAACCGATGGTTTAGAGTTCAGACAGGCATGGTATTTTGTGTTATATCAGTGAAAAGATTATCCAACCATCCAGTATTGAGCTGGTTCATCGATGTACGAAGCAATTTGAAGATGGTCATTGGCTTTTATCAAGGCATCTACAACCATGAGCTCTATTGCCTAAAAATTATaagatgaaaaaagaaaagaaagcaagcaCTCGTAACGAGATTTAAGTAGTAGAAAGTGGAAACTTTTTGAAATAAGGAACCCAGTTAAGTGAAATTCTATGCACCTTCACTTTTGGATGCATATAGACCGTACGATGCAAATCAGCACGTGTGGAAAATAGCTTGTGGATTGTAAGATCtaacaaaattcatcaaatgaaaTGTAAAAACTGTTTCTATATCTGGAGATGTTATTCTTTCATGTAACATAATAGTTTCAAGAGTACTAACATTCCTTCGCGCGATAACATATTTCGTTGTCTATAACAAGCATTGTTTCCAGTAGCCTGCAAGTAATGAAAAGATAGTATTGGCTTTTCCACAGTTAGTAATGATTCGGGACAAATTCTTCTGTTCTAGAGAAAAGGACCAAATAGAATATGAAGATTCTTGCCTCTGGAACTGAAAATTGCACCCAAGACCACAAGCTCTGGTGTCACGCTCTATGTAATCAAATCTGCAAAAAGATTGATTCATGTAATGCAGCTGCAAGTGCATAATTTACGTTGCATCTGAAGAAAGCAAAAGGGGAGGGGCCAGTTACTTGTCAACATCTATTCCATTTCGCCCATTAGCAACAATGTCATACAAGAACTGCTTCTCCTTCGAGCTCTGTATAGTAAAGTCATGAAGCAAAAGATTCAGTATTGTTTTCATATCATAGCTATTTTAGCATCTTAACATATTCACTCAAATCTTCCCACCAGAATACTTACCACTGAATTACCTTCCTCAGAAGCAACTATCAGTTCCTgtgtagaaaagaaaagaactttgttaggatcgggaacccgggtagtgcggaatatagccaaacaacggtataatgacaataacaaagacaattgaagttgataacaacaacaattaaagtagataaagaagacacaaatttaacgtgattcggtcaaagtgacctacgtccagaagcggagaggagcaatttactataagaataagagtacaaaagagagtacaaaattagagtaaacactctaattaatcccaaataccctaagagaataacctcacaagatcactccaaagaaagggttcacacaagtgcttcccaacacttaactctcatacaaaacactcttaataaaggaagaaaggaagaaacaagaattgaagactcaagtcttgttggtgtgtctaaaatgaactaatagccttcccttttataggcaaaaaagtcttgacctcttaggtgtaaaagaagagatacaacttgtgcaaatgatgtccaacacacaatgcaatatttttgggtcccaaagaatattgccaacaaagtctacactttgcaaagatacTTATGCTTATGTGAAATGGACTCCATTTGACAAAATAATGGTCATATTACAAGCTTTAATATCATTCAGAAAAGATTTAATACGATTCAAAGGAAAGCCAAAGATGGAGCTGGAAAGGAGATCTACCCTCGAATCCAAAATGAAGTTCCACAACAAACTGAAAATAAAGCTCTTGTAACAATGAACAACGTGAAATTTGTCAATCTTACATGATATAATTCTGAAAGCATGAGGCACAGCTCAAGAAAAAATTCTAAACTCGGAGTAAATTATGCCATGAAAAAAGACAACCTCGGGGCAACTTATCCTAGTCTGAAATTTTTTAGAGCTGAGATTGCATCTTTATGGGGAGAGAATATCTGATCTAAGAGTGCATTATATTTTAATGTAAAAACGCATCATGAGATAAAATTTTCATTTGACCTTCACTTTCTTCAGACAGTCAGAACCAATATCAATGCCATGCTCATCAACAATGTAGTCTATCATCTTCAAAGACATATCTTCGTGGGACCTGAAATTTTTTAA from Nicotiana tabacum cultivar K326 chromosome 24, ASM71507v2, whole genome shotgun sequence includes:
- the LOC107766366 gene encoding uncharacterized protein LOC107766366 isoform X1 gives rise to the protein MGNCNNDDFWTYTSATSFVDDRRFSKHVHDNVHGNIYLDRLSLKFIDTEQFQRLRDLKQLGLTYMVYPGAVHSRFEHSLGVYWLASDAVNRLKTCQGVELGIESFDVQTVKLAGLLHDVGHGPFSHMFEREFLPRVRDGLKWSHEDMSLKMIDYIVDEHGIDIGSDCLKKVKELIVASEEGNSVSSKEKQFLYDIVANGRNGIDVDKFDYIERDTRACGLGCNFQFQRLLETMLVIDNEICYRAKEYLTIHKLFSTRADLHRTVYMHPKVKAIELMVVDALIKANDHLQIASYIDEPAQYWMLDDAIVKTIETSTDQELEESRNLIRRIRRRDIYQFCNEFAVPKEKLEHFKNVTAQDIICSQNSDAHLNEEDVIVTNVKIDLASGRNNPLERISFFQDYDSFEKFPIKDDRISHLLPACYQDMIVRVYTRKSELVEAVSEAFENFQMKTYGKKTQVHATPEKKKRLKY
- the LOC107766366 gene encoding uncharacterized protein LOC107766366 isoform X3, translating into MVYPGAVHSRFEHSLGVYWLASDAVNRLKTCQGVELGIESFDVQTVKLAGLLHDVGHGPFSHMFEREFLPRVRDGLKWSHEDMSLKMIDYIVDEHGIDIGSDCLKKVKELIVASEEGNSVSSKEKQFLYDIVANGRNGIDVDKFDYIERDTRACGLGCNFQFQRLLETMLVIDNEICYRAKEYLTIHKLFSTRADLHRTVYMHPKVKAIELMVVDALIKANDHLQIASYIDEPAQYWMLDDAIVKTIETSTDQELEESRNLIRRIRRRDIYQFCNEFAVPKEKLEHFKNVTAQDIICSQNSDAHLNEEDVIVTNVKIDLASGRNNPLERISFFQDYDSFEKFPIKDDRISHLLPACYQDMIVRVYTRKSELVEAVSEAFENFQMKTYGKKTQVHATPEKKKRLKY
- the LOC107766366 gene encoding uncharacterized protein LOC107766366 isoform X2, translated to MGNCNNDDFWTYTSATSFVDDRRFSKHVHDNVHGNIYLDRLSLKFIDTEQFQRLRDLKQLGLTYMVYPGAVHSRFEHSLGVYWLASDAVNRLKTCQGVELGIESFDVQTVKLAGLLHDVGHGPFSHMFEREFLPRVRDGLKWSHEDMSLKMIDYIVDEHGIDIGSDCLKKVKELIVASEEGNSVSSKEKQFLYDIVANGRNGIDVDKFDYIERDTRACGLGCNFQFQRLLETMLVIDNEICYRAKEYLTIHKLFSTRADLHRTVYMHPKVKAIELMVVDALIKANDHLQIASYIDEPAQYWMLDDAIVKTIETSTDQELEESRNLIRRIRRRDIYQFCNEFAVPKEKLEHFKNVTAQDIICSQNSDAHLNEEDVIVTNVKIDLASGRNNPLERISFFQLNGRGCTAQKLYFLSALAG